A genomic segment from Desulfurispirillum indicum S5 encodes:
- a CDS encoding NADH peroxidase: protein MKKFICTVCGYVAEGEQAPEICPTCKAPASKFNEQVAGERNWADEHRIGVARDIDPTIIEDLRMNFTGECTEVGMYLAMSRQADREGYPEIAEAYKRIAWEEAEHAAKFAELLGEVVVADTKTNLQMRVDAEFGACSGKKDLATRAKQQNLDAIHDTVHEMCKDEARHGAAFAGLLKRHFGV, encoded by the coding sequence ATGAAAAAATTTATCTGTACCGTATGTGGTTATGTTGCTGAAGGCGAACAGGCTCCCGAAATCTGCCCAACCTGCAAGGCACCCGCCAGCAAGTTCAATGAGCAGGTGGCCGGAGAACGCAACTGGGCGGATGAGCACCGCATTGGTGTCGCCAGGGATATCGATCCGACCATCATTGAAGATCTGCGCATGAACTTCACCGGTGAGTGCACCGAGGTGGGCATGTACCTGGCCATGAGCCGCCAGGCTGACCGCGAAGGCTATCCGGAAATTGCCGAAGCCTATAAACGCATCGCCTGGGAAGAAGCTGAGCACGCCGCAAAATTCGCTGAGTTACTGGGAGAGGTTGTGGTTGCCGACACCAAAACCAATCTCCAGATGCGCGTTGACGCGGAATTTGGCGCCTGCTCCGGCAAGAAGGATCTTGCCACCCGCGCCAAGCAGCAGAATCTTGATGCTATCCACGATACCGTACATGAAATGTGTAAAGATGAAGCCCGCCATGGTGCGGCTTTTGCGGGATTGCTCAAGCGTCATTTCGGAGTATGA
- a CDS encoding J domain-containing protein, whose protein sequence is MNTLPTPQILEPFGLFPLSALLRMLVRKSHHTPSPTSGTLLHQQNSLTLTDTSIFKELLSPQTRSEYFLHGYSGLYALSFSLRHTITQGAALLHMYGTNGSTCREHQELSALFDLDVPQQLRELQGLFRELTRGDLLPVLGFSALGCHLSWQKNGMCRAYDPYHNTCCSSTTAADSPFCHVHQPCAWWNMPQDMADAQTIMFAFYGWKEHLFAYTEEQLREEVGKFWHRIGMQQRIAPHLDDGALEVLQIESRETLSALGPKGLRRHFLRLARRTHPDNGGDHESFLRLQQAYGSALAFLHAPSP, encoded by the coding sequence GTGAACACGCTTCCCACTCCTCAGATCCTGGAGCCCTTTGGTCTTTTCCCACTCAGCGCACTGCTGCGTATGCTGGTGCGGAAGTCACACCATACCCCTTCCCCGACATCGGGCACCCTTCTTCACCAGCAGAATTCCCTTACACTGACTGATACCTCTATTTTCAAGGAACTGCTCAGCCCACAGACACGATCAGAATACTTTCTGCATGGCTACAGCGGCCTCTACGCCCTTTCCTTCTCCCTGCGCCATACCATCACCCAGGGTGCCGCCCTGCTCCATATGTACGGCACCAATGGCAGCACGTGCAGAGAGCACCAGGAGCTCTCTGCGCTTTTCGATCTGGATGTCCCGCAACAGCTGCGCGAACTCCAGGGGCTCTTCAGGGAACTCACCAGAGGAGATCTTTTGCCGGTGCTGGGCTTTTCCGCCCTCGGCTGCCACCTGAGCTGGCAAAAGAACGGCATGTGTCGCGCCTATGACCCTTACCACAACACCTGTTGTTCATCGACAACAGCGGCGGATTCGCCCTTTTGCCACGTTCACCAGCCCTGTGCCTGGTGGAATATGCCACAGGATATGGCCGACGCGCAGACCATCATGTTCGCCTTCTATGGCTGGAAGGAGCATCTGTTCGCCTACACCGAAGAGCAGCTGCGCGAAGAGGTGGGGAAATTCTGGCACAGAATCGGCATGCAACAGCGTATCGCGCCACACCTGGATGACGGGGCACTGGAGGTTCTGCAGATTGAAAGCCGTGAAACCCTGTCTGCCCTGGGTCCCAAGGGCCTGCGCCGACACTTCCTCCGGCTGGCCAGGCGCACCCATCCCGATAATGGTGGCGATCATGAAAGCTTTCTTCGCCTGCAGCAGGCCTATGGCTCCGCGCTGGCTTTTTTGCACGCACCATCACCCTGA
- a CDS encoding class II 3-deoxy-7-phosphoheptulonate synthase: MSHSTWTPTSWKHFPAHQQPPYPDMQALSHITNALSVLPPLVYPAEVERLKSSIAAAARGGGFILQGGDCAERFTDCNEQNITNKMKILLQMSLILTYGARKPVVRLGRIAGQYAKPRSQAQETIEGISYPSYRGDSVNDLAPDQARRVPDPERLTTAYTCSALTLNYIRAMISGGFADLRHAFEWNLHSIEKAEKWKDYRDMVETILDAIHFMESCGVNSHLLDTIDFFTSHEGLLLEYESALTRKDPASGRFYNLGAHMLWIGERTRQLDGAHVEYFRGLANPVGVKIGSNADPEEVTDLIHRLNPTNEAGRVTIITRMGMDRVEKALPPLVCAVKRSGMPVAWSCDPMHGNTRVVGENIKTRAFAHIEAELESCFRIHRHHGTILAGVHFELTGEDVTECTGGAANLQDTDLGKNYVSSCDPRLNYSQSLEMAFLISRLIRQYSLQER; the protein is encoded by the coding sequence ATGAGCCACAGCACCTGGACCCCTACCAGCTGGAAACATTTCCCTGCCCATCAACAACCCCCTTATCCCGACATGCAGGCTCTCAGCCATATAACGAACGCGCTTTCCGTCCTGCCGCCCCTGGTCTATCCGGCGGAAGTTGAACGCCTGAAAAGCAGTATCGCTGCCGCTGCCAGGGGTGGAGGTTTTATACTGCAAGGTGGTGACTGTGCGGAGCGCTTCACAGACTGCAACGAGCAGAATATCACCAATAAGATGAAAATCCTGCTGCAGATGAGCCTGATTCTCACCTATGGCGCCCGCAAACCAGTGGTTCGCCTTGGACGTATTGCCGGGCAGTATGCCAAACCCCGCTCGCAAGCGCAGGAAACCATTGAAGGCATCAGCTATCCCAGCTACCGTGGCGATTCGGTCAATGACCTTGCCCCGGACCAGGCCAGGCGGGTTCCTGACCCGGAAAGACTCACCACAGCCTATACCTGCTCAGCTCTGACCCTGAACTATATTCGCGCCATGATCAGTGGCGGTTTTGCCGATCTTCGCCACGCTTTTGAATGGAACCTGCATTCCATTGAAAAGGCCGAGAAATGGAAGGACTATCGCGATATGGTGGAAACCATACTGGATGCCATTCATTTCATGGAGTCCTGCGGTGTCAACTCTCACCTGCTGGACACCATCGACTTCTTCACATCCCACGAAGGGCTGCTGCTGGAGTACGAGTCGGCCCTGACCCGCAAGGATCCCGCGTCTGGTCGTTTCTACAACCTCGGAGCCCACATGCTGTGGATCGGCGAGCGAACCCGTCAGCTCGACGGTGCCCACGTGGAGTACTTCCGTGGCCTGGCGAACCCCGTCGGAGTCAAAATAGGGTCGAATGCCGATCCCGAAGAAGTGACAGACCTGATTCACCGCCTGAATCCCACCAATGAGGCGGGTCGCGTCACCATCATTACCCGCATGGGCATGGATCGCGTCGAAAAAGCCCTGCCGCCTCTGGTCTGCGCAGTAAAGCGCAGTGGAATGCCTGTCGCCTGGAGCTGTGATCCCATGCACGGCAATACCCGTGTGGTGGGGGAGAACATCAAAACCCGTGCCTTCGCGCACATAGAAGCGGAACTGGAGTCATGCTTCCGTATCCATCGTCACCATGGCACCATCCTGGCGGGAGTTCATTTCGAACTGACCGGCGAAGATGTCACCGAATGCACAGGTGGTGCCGCCAACCTGCAGGATACTGACCTGGGCAAGAACTATGTCAGCTCCTGTGATCCCCGCCTGAACTACTCCCAAAGCCTTGAAATGGCCTTTCTCATCTCACGACTCATCCGTCAGTACAGCCTGCAGGAGCGCTGA
- a CDS encoding nucleoside 2-deoxyribosyltransferase — protein MNAYIASPLGFSEAGRHYYHGILIPALRESSLNIVDPWQLTPQHLIQSAASLPTGPERIERWREVNALIARNNAEAIRQCDILIAILDGTDVDSGTAAEVGYAFALDKKIFGYRGDFRLSADNEGSIVNLQVEYFILASGGTIHRSLAELTQALRTL, from the coding sequence ATGAACGCCTATATCGCCTCACCCCTCGGCTTCAGTGAGGCCGGGCGCCACTACTATCACGGGATTCTGATTCCTGCATTGCGGGAGAGTTCCCTGAACATCGTCGACCCCTGGCAGCTGACACCGCAGCATCTTATCCAGAGTGCAGCCAGTCTGCCCACAGGTCCCGAGCGAATTGAACGTTGGCGCGAGGTCAATGCCTTGATCGCCCGCAATAATGCTGAGGCCATCCGCCAGTGTGATATCCTGATCGCCATACTTGACGGCACCGATGTCGACAGTGGAACAGCTGCGGAAGTCGGCTACGCCTTCGCCCTGGACAAAAAGATCTTCGGCTACCGTGGTGATTTTCGCCTCAGCGCGGACAACGAAGGCAGCATCGTCAATCTGCAGGTGGAGTACTTCATTCTCGCCAGCGGTGGCACCATCCACCGCTCTTTGGCGGAACTCACACAAGCGCTCAGAACGCTGTAA